A part of Saccharomonospora amisosensis genomic DNA contains:
- a CDS encoding WS/DGAT/MGAT family O-acyltransferase, producing the protein MPMMPVTDSMFLLIETREHPMHVGGLQLFTPPEDAGPDYLRTLREDLLRNTGVRPLFRQRPARPVNTMGYLGWAEDGALDLDYHFRHSALPRPGRIRELLELTSRWHSTLLDRHRPLWEVHLVEGLNDGRFAMYSKVHHALLDGVSALRHLQSILSDEAADLDCPPPWGSRRPQVEGRRMPTRPSALLKGTTGVVRQLAGLAPAAVKIASEALLEQRLTLPLQAPRTMLNVPIGGARRFAAQSWPLERVRDIATASGASRNDVILAMCAGALRDYLIEQRSLPDSPLVAMVPVSLRSRADHGEAHGNQIGALLCDLGTNLSDPAERLAVISRSMSDGKRLFRQLSPLQILLLSAMNVAPLAASPVPGFVNNTPPPFNIVISNVPGPTRRMYWNGAGLDGIYPASVLLDGQALNITLTNNGDNLDFGITGCRRSVPHLQRLLIHLDTALAELESATR; encoded by the coding sequence ATGCCGATGATGCCGGTGACCGACTCGATGTTCCTGCTCATCGAGACCCGCGAGCATCCGATGCACGTCGGCGGGCTGCAACTGTTCACCCCACCCGAGGACGCGGGCCCGGACTACCTCAGAACGTTGCGGGAGGACCTGCTGCGCAACACCGGTGTGCGTCCGTTGTTCCGGCAGCGCCCGGCCCGGCCGGTGAACACGATGGGCTACCTCGGCTGGGCCGAGGACGGCGCCCTCGACCTCGACTACCACTTCCGCCACTCCGCGCTGCCGCGACCGGGCCGGATCAGAGAACTGCTCGAACTGACCTCGCGCTGGCACAGCACACTGCTGGACCGGCACCGGCCGCTGTGGGAGGTGCACCTGGTCGAGGGCCTCAACGACGGCCGGTTCGCGATGTACAGCAAGGTTCACCATGCCCTGCTCGACGGTGTCTCGGCGTTGCGGCACCTGCAGAGCATCCTCAGCGACGAGGCGGCTGACCTCGACTGCCCTCCCCCGTGGGGTTCCCGCAGGCCGCAGGTCGAGGGGCGCCGCATGCCAACGCGCCCGTCTGCTCTGTTGAAGGGCACCACCGGTGTGGTGCGGCAACTGGCCGGACTGGCGCCGGCCGCGGTGAAGATCGCGTCGGAAGCGTTGCTCGAGCAGCGGCTCACCCTGCCGCTACAGGCACCGCGAACCATGCTGAACGTACCGATCGGGGGCGCCCGACGGTTCGCGGCTCAGTCGTGGCCGCTCGAGCGGGTCCGTGACATCGCCACCGCCTCCGGCGCCTCCAGAAACGACGTCATACTGGCCATGTGCGCGGGCGCGTTGCGCGACTACCTCATCGAGCAGCGCTCGCTTCCCGACTCGCCGCTGGTGGCGATGGTCCCCGTCTCACTGCGCAGCCGCGCCGACCACGGCGAGGCCCACGGCAACCAGATCGGTGCGCTGCTGTGCGACCTCGGTACGAACCTGTCCGACCCCGCCGAACGGCTCGCCGTGATCTCCCGCTCCATGTCGGACGGCAAGCGGTTGTTCCGGCAACTGTCGCCGCTGCAGATACTGCTGCTCTCGGCGATGAACGTGGCACCACTGGCGGCCTCGCCGGTGCCGGGATTCGTGAACAACACCCCTCCGCCGTTCAACATCGTGATCTCCAACGTACCGGGGCCGACGCGGCGGATGTACTGGAACGGCGCCGGTCTCGACGGGATCTACCCCGCCTCCGTCCTGCTGGACGGTCAGGCACTGAACATCACGCTCACCAACAACGGCGACAACCTGGACTTCGGCATCACCGGTTGCCGCCGCAGCGTCCCGCACCTGCAACGGCTGCTGATACACCTCGACACCGCGCTGGCCGAACTGGAGTCGGCGACGAGGTAG
- a CDS encoding glutathione S-transferase family protein: protein MTIPTDPETGEFHRAPNRFTDRITADGRDGWPVEPGRYRLVVSRACPWASRALVVRRLLGLQDVLSVAVADPIQDERSWRFTLDPEGRDPVLGIRFLAEAYHKTDPDYTGGISVPAIVDVPSGKLVTNDYPRITLELSTEWTAYHRDGAPDLYPEPLREEIDRVNDEVYADVNAAVYEAGFATRQAAYDDAYQRLFSRLDRLAERLAGSRYLVGDTITEADIRLFTTLVRFDAVYHGHFKCNRNKLTESPVLWAYARDLFQTPGFGDTVDFDHIKRHYYQVHEQLNPTRIVPKGPDLSGWLTSHGRESLGGRPFGDGTPPPPPPRQETLPPQW from the coding sequence ATGACCATCCCGACGGACCCGGAAACCGGCGAGTTCCACCGGGCGCCCAACAGGTTCACCGACCGGATCACCGCGGACGGTCGCGACGGTTGGCCCGTCGAACCCGGCAGGTACCGACTCGTCGTCAGCCGAGCCTGCCCTTGGGCCAGCCGTGCGCTCGTGGTGCGCAGGCTGCTGGGGCTGCAGGACGTGCTGTCCGTGGCGGTGGCCGACCCGATCCAGGACGAGCGCAGTTGGCGGTTCACCCTCGACCCGGAGGGGCGCGACCCGGTGCTGGGTATCCGGTTCCTCGCCGAGGCGTATCACAAGACCGATCCCGACTACACCGGCGGCATCAGCGTGCCCGCGATCGTTGACGTCCCCAGCGGCAAGCTGGTGACCAACGACTATCCGCGGATCACGCTCGAGCTGTCCACCGAGTGGACGGCGTACCACCGCGACGGCGCGCCCGACTTGTACCCCGAGCCGCTGCGCGAGGAGATCGACCGGGTCAACGACGAGGTGTACGCCGACGTCAACGCGGCGGTGTACGAAGCGGGATTCGCGACCAGGCAGGCGGCCTACGACGACGCCTACCAGCGGCTGTTCTCCCGCCTAGACCGGCTCGCCGAGCGGCTCGCGGGCAGCCGGTACCTCGTCGGTGACACCATCACCGAGGCGGACATCAGGCTGTTCACCACACTGGTCCGGTTCGACGCCGTCTACCACGGGCATTTCAAGTGCAACAGGAACAAGCTCACCGAGTCGCCGGTGCTGTGGGCCTACGCGCGTGACCTGTTCCAGACCCCCGGTTTCGGCGACACCGTGGATTTCGACCACATCAAGCGGCACTACTACCAGGTGCACGAGCAACTCAACCCGACGCGGATCGTGCCGAAAGGTCCGGACCTCTCCGGCTGGCTCACCTCACACGGGCGGGAATCCCTTGGTGGCAGGCCATTCGGTGACGGTACGCCGCCTCCGCCACCACCACGGCAGGAGACCCTGCCGCCGCAGTGGTGA